TTTGAGTTCTTTGTAATCTCTCTCCTTTTTCCAAAATACCAATTACTTCAACACCTTTCATGTTTTCATAAGGTTGCTGTCCATAAGAAAACATTTCCCACAATGTAATACCATAACTCCACACATCACTAGCACTTGAAAATGTTCCATAATTACATGATTCAGGTGCATACCATTTAATTGGCCATCGTCCACCATGTGAAGCTCTATAATAATCcttatcaacatttaatgtACGTGACAGACCAAAATCGCTAATTTTAGCTTGATGTCTATCCGCTAATAGAATGTTTCTAGCTGCCAAATCTCTGTGTACAAAACGTTTTTGTTCTAAGTAACACATACCAGAAGCTATCTGAGCAGCCCACATTTTTAACTCATAATTTGGACTGATGAGTTCAGGATGTGTAATAATGTAAGTCAACATAGAACCAAGTGCAATGAGCTCTTGAACCATCAACAATGGTGGCCCTTCACATATACCAATCAATCTTATAATACATTCATGGTTTAAACTCATCATGACGTGAGCTTCACGCAAAAATTCTGATTTATTAGTTGAAGACATATCATATCTTAACATTTTGATGGCTACTTTTTCTTCAAAACCATCTCGATTTTGAAAAGTTCCTTTGTAAACTGAACCAAATTCGCCTTCACCAATTACttcatctaaaattaaattgtctcTCATAATATTGTCTTGAAATTCAGTTTGATGTTTTGGTTTTGgcttttttaatgtaaacggAAATCCTTTTGGTAGGGGTGGAATAACTGCTGGGCTTACAGGCACTTCTAATTTGTTTGGCAAACCATCaggaaataatgtataatgttgtattaGATGTTCTAATGAATTCAAGTATGGCCCgttgtcaataaaataatatttttcgcgATCTTGGATCTGGAAATGATAACATTGATTGGTGCACATCATAGATAAGACGTAGCCACTCTTCCTATTCATTCTGACTAAAAAGCAACCATCAACAtcttttgttttcaatatttctgtGGCTTCGTGTCGGTCAAGCTTGCCATGATACCATTGATCTTTCTTTGAAGTTGGTGTAGGTGAAACAAACTCGTTCAACATTCGCTCAACTTCAGTATGTCCATTAGTATGAGCCAAGTCTGCAGGTAGGAGATCATCAAAAGTGCGCGGCCTGGATGGTGCATTCATGGACAACAACAAAGACACAATATCTGCATGGCCTCGGCTTGATGCTTCGTGTAAAGCTACCCATCCAGTTGAGGAATTTCTTAGTTGAATATTTGCACCGCCAATTGTCAATAAGATTTTCACAGtactcaataaattattctgaCAAGCAAAATGTAAAGGAGTGTAGCCTTCTGTGTCTCTACAATTCACATTGGCTCCACATGAAATGAGTTTCTCTACAATTTGATCATGACCCATCTGACTAGCTAAATGCAACGCAGTTTGTCCCTCTTGGTTTTTTGCTTCTAAATTCCGATAACCACATTTTAACAGCTCGGTAACTACTTTACAATTAGCTTGAGTAATGGCTCTGTGCAAGAGATTAGTACGTCCATGTCTTCTGGTATCGTGTGGTGGAGGATCTTTAACAATAGGCTTGGACAGTTGCACTCCTAAACTTGGATCATTTACTTTACAATAATGTTCAATTAATGTTTCTAACCcatgcattatattttgttcgtCTATAGAGAAAAATGCATCTTCACCATGGCGTCGTATTTGATAATGCACtacttcattattttgtaacaCACAAAGCACATAATCTCCAGATGCAGAATTACTTTCTCGTACTAAAAATAGACCATCTGCTTTATTTTCATAGTCTAATAGAATAATTTCAGCAGTGTCTCTGGATATTTTTCCATGGTACCAATTAATATCGCCATTTTCACTatgattattcattattattgtaataatggcAAACACCTaaaagacaaataaaaatatttaatttagctatgaaaaatataaaaaaattatatacataattaataaaaaagttctagatacaaaattatttgaatgaaGAAATTTagcaattttctttaaataaaaatcaataatataaataaacgaaatatggaaatatgtattaacatttctttcatttaaacaaacataaactgttgatttttt
This sequence is a window from Rhopalosiphum maidis isolate BTI-1 chromosome 1, ASM367621v3, whole genome shotgun sequence. Protein-coding genes within it:
- the LOC113549594 gene encoding tyrosine-protein kinase Shark — protein: MNNHSENGDINWYHGKISRDTAEIILLDYENKADGLFLVRESNSASGDYVLCVLQNNEVVHYQIRRHGEDAFFSIDEQNIMHGLETLIEHYCKVNDPSLGVQLSKPIVKDPPPHDTRRHGRTNLLHRAITQANCKVVTELLKCGYRNLEAKNQEGQTALHLASQMGHDQIVEKLISCGANVNCRDTEGYTPLHFACQNNLLSTVKILLTIGGANIQLRNSSTGWVALHEASSRGHADIVSLLLSMNAPSRPRTFDDLLPADLAHTNGHTEVERMLNEFVSPTPTSKKDQWYHGKLDRHEATEILKTKDVDGCFLVRMNRKSGYVLSMMCTNQCYHFQIQDREKYYFIDNGPYLNSLEHLIQHYTLFPDGLPNKLEVPVSPAVIPPLPKGFPFTLKKPKPKHQTEFQDNIMRDNLILDEVIGEGEFGSVYKGTFQNRDGFEEKVAIKMLRYDMSSTNKSEFLREAHVMMSLNHECIIRLIGICEGPPLLMVQELIALGSMLTYIITHPELISPNYELKMWAAQIASGMCYLEQKRFVHRDLAARNILLADRHQAKISDFGLSRTLNVDKDYYRASHGGRWPIKWYAPESCNYGTFSSASDVWSYGITLWEMFSYGQQPYENMKGVEVIGILEKGERLQRTQRCPVEVYKTMEMCWAYDPKERPTFSQLSKIFASDSDYENFKDFIKL